The proteins below are encoded in one region of Triticum aestivum cultivar Chinese Spring chromosome 1B, IWGSC CS RefSeq v2.1, whole genome shotgun sequence:
- the LOC123105379 gene encoding uncharacterized protein isoform X2 — translation MRRSKGSGRRRAAEERKLVRMAEEAAAASSMQAAAAAALASLHLPPPEPAETDNQDRKFFGRGARIKRKAKRKWGFVGGEAGAVDSGGLRPRLSHRRSTCRGGVGSMDEVLHGEVGIRSRFSAGRIREIMRGLTPRQQGYVAKYGFEHFNRIGAFSVHEPLTEWIMGKINPPFSEFRINADKTIVFSKPLVQKILGVPTGERPFVLHGQKSDKIKELRDLYLNNGLRATIPHCVSLLKNNEDEESFMRTFLLIALAAVLTPTTGNTIDLDYLWAFEDMSKVQDLDWAGHITEHLMDEVQKFQYKSREEKMRDFWVGGCLPLLTIAYMDHLDLPRGRIVDHEINYSVPRICHVSKDDFQFAAIADLHRQHFKFATFGILPFRDRTPYTDNPVTDTEVAEDDLRILSNDQVLSGQWELVEVHEERIDELVKETQPEVLGFAEASIDRPRPGRTDIGSNQGTKKSASCERDSSSHCRNTAKAAVTPSSSEKSEDIAREYESSESDDHPTPPEADYGVIFRSFLSGTQMERVNMLIHKIKPETIVFVATMRKCDVQLPTPLLIISKERSLAAAAHFPHENGAVTLQMPGKSEKWRPRFFIEKDNCMLAGNWLDFVCDNQVQAGDICIFVPAKGGERSTFTVHIIRAEATHRRGVKRVRSSHDSPVGVEGMANPDAV, via the exons ATGCGGAGATCCAAGGGATCAGGACGGCGGCGAGCTGCAGAAGAGCGGAAGCTCGTCCGGATGGCGGAGGAGGCGGCCGCAGCGAGCTCGatgcaagcggcggcggcggcggcgctggcctccCTCCACCTCCCCCCTCCAGAACCGGCAG AAACTGACAACCAAGATCGGAAATTCTTCGGGAGAGGGGCACGGATAAAGCGCAAGGCGAAGCGGAAGTGGGGCTTCGTTGGCGGCGAAGCGGGCGCGGTGGACTCTGGCGGGCTGCGTCCCCGTCTTAGTCATCGCCGGTCGACCTGCAG GGGAGGAGTTGGATCCATGGATGAAGTATTACATGGTGAAGTGGGCATCAGGAGCCGTTTCAGTGCTGGGAGGATTCGAGAGATCATGCGTGGTCTGACACCCCGGCAGCAGGGGTACGTTGCAAAGTATGGATTCGAGCATTTCAATCGTATCGGGGCATTCTCTGTTCATGAGCCACTGACCGAGTGGATCATGGGAAAAATTAACCCCCCGTTCTCTGAGTTCAGAATTAATGCGGACAAGACAATAGTTTTCAGCAAGCCCCTTGTTCAGAAAATTTTAGGTGTACCTACAGGGGAAAGACCCTTTGTACTGCATGGGCAGAAGTCGGACAAAATCAAAGAACTACGAGATCTGTACTTAAATAACGGACTAAGGGCAACCATCCCCCATTGTGTCAGTTTGCTTAAGAACAATGAGGACGAGGAGTCCTTCATGAGGACATTCCTGCTTATTGCACTGGCGGCTGTGCTCACCCCCACCACTGGGAATACAATAGACCTTGACTACCTGTGGGCCTTTGAAGATATGTCAAAGGTGCAGGACCTCGATTGGGCAGGCCATATCACGGAGCATCTGATGGACGAGGTTCAGAAATTTCAGTACAAATCTAGGGAGGAGAAGATGAGAGACTTCTGGGTTGGCGGGTGCTTGCCTTTGCTCACG ATTGCTTACATGGACCACTTGGATCTCCCAAGAGGGCGAATTGTAGACCATGAAATTAACTACTCGGTGCCTAGGATCTGCCATGTTTCTAAGGATGATTTCCAGTTTGCTGCAATTGCTGACCTGCATCGTCAACATTTCAAGTTTGCCACATTTGGGATACTTCCA ttccgtgatagaACACCATACACTGATAATCCGGTAACCGATACAGAAGTAGCAGAAGATGATCTTCGTATTCTCTCGAATGATCAAGTCTTATCAGGGCAATGGGAACTTGTAGAAGTACACGAGGAAAGAATAGACGAACTTGTAAAAGAAACTCAACCTGAAGTCCTTGGGTTTGCAGAAGCGAGCATCGATCGTCCCCGTCCTGGAAGAACTGATATCGGCTCAAATCAAG GAACTAAAAAATCCGCTAGTTGCGAAAGGGACAGTTCTAGCCATTGTAGGAATACTGCAAAGGCAGCTGTGACACCCTCTTCGTCTGAGAAATCAG AAGACATTGCTCGAGAATACGAATCTTCAGAGTCAGATGATCATCCGACACCTCCAGAAGCTGATTATGGGGTAATATTCAGGAGTTTTTTATCTGGAACACAAATGGAGAGAGTAAACATGCTTATCCACAAAATTAAACCTGAAACTATTGTATTCGTGGCTACCATGAGGAAGTGCGATGTTCAGCTACCTACTCCTCTTCTG ATCATTTCGAAGGAACGCTCGTTAGCCGCAGCTGCACACTTTCCGCACGAAAACGGGGCTGTCACACTTCAGATGCCGGGCAAGAGCGAGAAGTGGAGGCCAAGATTCTTCATAGAAAAAGACAATTGCATGCTTGCGGGTAATTGGTTAGACTTTGTATGTGACAACCAAGTGCAGGCGGGCGACATATGCATCTTTGTACCGGCAAAGGGTGGGGAAAGGTCCACATTCACGGTCCATATAATTCGTGCAGAAGCTACTCATCGTAGGGGTGTTAAAAGGGTTCGATCCAGCCATGATTCTCCGGTTGGTGTGGAAGGAATGGCAAATCCAGATGCCGTTTAG
- the LOC123105379 gene encoding uncharacterized protein isoform X1 yields MRRSKGSGRRRAAEERKLVRMAEEAAAASSMQAAAAAALASLHLPPPEPAETDNQDRKFFGRGARIKRKAKRKWGFVGGEAGAVDSGGLRPRLSHRRSTCRGGVGSMDEVLHGEVGIRSRFSAGRIREIMRGLTPRQQGYVAKYGFEHFNRIGAFSVHEPLTEWIMGKINPPFSEFRINADKTIVFSKPLVQKILGVPTGERPFVLHGQKSDKIKELRDLYLNNGLRATIPHCVSLLKNNEDEESFMRTFLLIALAAVLTPTTGNTIDLDYLWAFEDMSKVQDLDWAGHITEHLMDEVQKFQYKSREEKMRDFWVGGCLPLLTIAYMDHLDLPRGRIVDHEINYSVPRICHVSKDDFQFAAIADLHRQHFKFATFGILPFRDRTPYTDNPVTDTEVAEDDLRILSNDQVLSGQWELVEVHEERIDELVKETQPEVLGFAEASIDRPRPGRTDIGSNQGTKKSASCERDSSSHCRNTAKAAVTPSSSEKSVEDIAREYESSESDDHPTPPEADYGVIFRSFLSGTQMERVNMLIHKIKPETIVFVATMRKCDVQLPTPLLIISKERSLAAAAHFPHENGAVTLQMPGKSEKWRPRFFIEKDNCMLAGNWLDFVCDNQVQAGDICIFVPAKGGERSTFTVHIIRAEATHRRGVKRVRSSHDSPVGVEGMANPDAV; encoded by the exons ATGCGGAGATCCAAGGGATCAGGACGGCGGCGAGCTGCAGAAGAGCGGAAGCTCGTCCGGATGGCGGAGGAGGCGGCCGCAGCGAGCTCGatgcaagcggcggcggcggcggcgctggcctccCTCCACCTCCCCCCTCCAGAACCGGCAG AAACTGACAACCAAGATCGGAAATTCTTCGGGAGAGGGGCACGGATAAAGCGCAAGGCGAAGCGGAAGTGGGGCTTCGTTGGCGGCGAAGCGGGCGCGGTGGACTCTGGCGGGCTGCGTCCCCGTCTTAGTCATCGCCGGTCGACCTGCAG GGGAGGAGTTGGATCCATGGATGAAGTATTACATGGTGAAGTGGGCATCAGGAGCCGTTTCAGTGCTGGGAGGATTCGAGAGATCATGCGTGGTCTGACACCCCGGCAGCAGGGGTACGTTGCAAAGTATGGATTCGAGCATTTCAATCGTATCGGGGCATTCTCTGTTCATGAGCCACTGACCGAGTGGATCATGGGAAAAATTAACCCCCCGTTCTCTGAGTTCAGAATTAATGCGGACAAGACAATAGTTTTCAGCAAGCCCCTTGTTCAGAAAATTTTAGGTGTACCTACAGGGGAAAGACCCTTTGTACTGCATGGGCAGAAGTCGGACAAAATCAAAGAACTACGAGATCTGTACTTAAATAACGGACTAAGGGCAACCATCCCCCATTGTGTCAGTTTGCTTAAGAACAATGAGGACGAGGAGTCCTTCATGAGGACATTCCTGCTTATTGCACTGGCGGCTGTGCTCACCCCCACCACTGGGAATACAATAGACCTTGACTACCTGTGGGCCTTTGAAGATATGTCAAAGGTGCAGGACCTCGATTGGGCAGGCCATATCACGGAGCATCTGATGGACGAGGTTCAGAAATTTCAGTACAAATCTAGGGAGGAGAAGATGAGAGACTTCTGGGTTGGCGGGTGCTTGCCTTTGCTCACG ATTGCTTACATGGACCACTTGGATCTCCCAAGAGGGCGAATTGTAGACCATGAAATTAACTACTCGGTGCCTAGGATCTGCCATGTTTCTAAGGATGATTTCCAGTTTGCTGCAATTGCTGACCTGCATCGTCAACATTTCAAGTTTGCCACATTTGGGATACTTCCA ttccgtgatagaACACCATACACTGATAATCCGGTAACCGATACAGAAGTAGCAGAAGATGATCTTCGTATTCTCTCGAATGATCAAGTCTTATCAGGGCAATGGGAACTTGTAGAAGTACACGAGGAAAGAATAGACGAACTTGTAAAAGAAACTCAACCTGAAGTCCTTGGGTTTGCAGAAGCGAGCATCGATCGTCCCCGTCCTGGAAGAACTGATATCGGCTCAAATCAAG GAACTAAAAAATCCGCTAGTTGCGAAAGGGACAGTTCTAGCCATTGTAGGAATACTGCAAAGGCAGCTGTGACACCCTCTTCGTCTGAGAAATCAG TAGAAGACATTGCTCGAGAATACGAATCTTCAGAGTCAGATGATCATCCGACACCTCCAGAAGCTGATTATGGGGTAATATTCAGGAGTTTTTTATCTGGAACACAAATGGAGAGAGTAAACATGCTTATCCACAAAATTAAACCTGAAACTATTGTATTCGTGGCTACCATGAGGAAGTGCGATGTTCAGCTACCTACTCCTCTTCTG ATCATTTCGAAGGAACGCTCGTTAGCCGCAGCTGCACACTTTCCGCACGAAAACGGGGCTGTCACACTTCAGATGCCGGGCAAGAGCGAGAAGTGGAGGCCAAGATTCTTCATAGAAAAAGACAATTGCATGCTTGCGGGTAATTGGTTAGACTTTGTATGTGACAACCAAGTGCAGGCGGGCGACATATGCATCTTTGTACCGGCAAAGGGTGGGGAAAGGTCCACATTCACGGTCCATATAATTCGTGCAGAAGCTACTCATCGTAGGGGTGTTAAAAGGGTTCGATCCAGCCATGATTCTCCGGTTGGTGTGGAAGGAATGGCAAATCCAGATGCCGTTTAG